Genomic segment of Ralstonia pickettii:
TACTACGCCGCAGACACGTCTCGCCGGCGCTGGCTCTGGTGATCGAAGCCCTGCGATGGCGGGAAAGCGAAACTGACGCTACAGGCTAGCTGATCATGCTCGCCTGCTCGCCAGAATCTTCTGTCTGGCTTCGTCCAGCTCGTCGGCAACGCGATGCGTGATCACGTACGTGAGGCAATTCGGCTAACCGGATGCTGTTCATTGCAACGGGTCAAGGGATCTACGCCGCTCATGCATTGGAGGGTGCAGCCGCGCGCACGATGCAAGTATGGCAAGGCTGATCGCTCGCCGAGGCCACCGGGCATCTGCCCCGCTTTGGCGTGATCTCCTAACTGCGCGCCAGCGCTACAACGACGCCCCACCACACATCACGATCTGCTGACCGGTGATGGCACCGCCGTATTCGCCTGCCTGGAATGCCGCCATGGCCGCCACTTCTTCGGGCGCGATGAACCGGCCGATGGGGGGCATGCGCGGCGGGGTGTGCGCGCGTGCAGGGTCGTGCAGGAACGGTGTATCCGTCGCGCCGGGCGCAATCACGTTGACGGTGATGCCGCGCGGCGCCAGTTCGGCGGCCCACGAACGCGCCATACCCACGAGGGCCGCCTTGGTGGCGGCGTACTGGCTGCGCGTTGGGGCGCCGTTGGCCGTGCGGCTACCGATCAAGAGAATGCGGCCGCCGGCCGGCATGCGCGGCACGAGTCTGTCTGCGAGGAAGGCGGCGGCATCGACGTGCACGCGCCACATCGCCGCACCATCGGCGGCGCAAAGTACGCCCAATGGGGCTGTGCGCATGAAGCCGGCAGCATGCACAAGTGCGTCGACTGCGCCCAGGCCGTCGCATACCTTGCCCAACCGCGCGAAGTCCGTCACATCCACCTGTGCGATCTCCAACCCTTCGACCGGCTCGGTGGGCGCGGTCCGGCACAGGCCCGTCACGCGCCAGCCGTCGGCCAGCAGGCGCTCTGCAATGGCGCGGCCGATGCCCGAGGAGGCCCCAGTCACGAGGGCATGACGGGCGGTAGCGGCTTGCGGTGCGGGGCGGGTTGGCATGCTTAGTCCAGCGGGGCGATTTCCACGTCGACCTCGTCGCGTTCGTGGAATGGCTCCAGTTGATCGGGCGATGCACCGTTGTCGGTGATGAGCGTCCAGGGTCGTTCGATAGGCGTCCAGTGCTGCTGGGTGGCGCGCCCGAGCTTGTCCGCCGTGGCCAGCACGATCACCTGCGCGGCCTGACGGATGACGCATTCCTTCAGATATGCCTGATCGGCCGACGCTTCACACAGGCCGTTGGTGGCGACCACGCCGTCGGCGCTCAGAAATGCCTTGTCGACACTCACGCGGCCGAGCGACAACTGCGCGAGCGGCCCAAGCGTGCTCATGCTCGACGGGCGCACATCACCGCCGATGAGCGTGACCGGGATGCCGCCAGCCGCCAGCGATGTCACGACCATCAAGTTGTTCGTGACAACGTGGATCTGCTTGCCGGACAGGTGACGCGCCAGTGCCGCGGTGGTCGTGCCGCCGTCGAGGAAGATGGTGTCGCCGTCGGCGATGTGTGCTTGCGCGAGGCGGGCAATCGCTTCCTTCTGCTCACGTGCGCTGCTGCGGCGCTCTTCCAGCGGGGCTTCGGGTTCGTGCGAACCGACCGCCGCCGCGCCCCCATACGTGCGCAGGATGCGGCGATCGGAAGCGAGCGCGCGCAGGTCGCGGCGCACGGTGGCTTCCGACATGCCGAAGTGCTCGCACAGTGTGGCGACGTCGTTCATTCCGCCCAGCACGGCTTTCAGCATGGCCTCGCGGCGCTTCGTGACTTTCATGTCTGCAAATATCCAACCGACCTCAGATGGGGAGCCACTGTAGCAAATCGGCCCCGAACCGGGTCAGCCGCGCACCCACGATTCGTCAACCGTCACGTATTTGATGCGCTGGCGGAAATAGGTGAAGGCGATGTGCAGCGCGCCGTCGTTCCCTTGCACGATGGAGGGATACGAATACTCGCGGTTGCGCTGGTCGGCCGAATTGTTGGTCATGCAATAACCGTCGCCAATTTCAATGTTGCGGCGGCGCCAGGTGTGGCCACCATCTTCCGAGATGGCCAGCGACAGCGGCGCACGCGGGGCGCCCCAGAAAGCGGTGCCCCGCGTGGATGCCTGCTGGTCGCGCAGCTCGCCATGGTCTTCGGCGTCTTCAATGTCGTCGTACAGCGAGGGGCGTCGACCAGTGCTGTGCGAGGCATCGCTCTCGTTGTAGACCAGCGCGAGATGACCGTTGCGCAGTGCCACAAACTGGATCGACGAATTGTTGTTGGGCAGCGTTGTCGGCTGCGGTGCGCTCCAGGTACGGCCGTCTTGCGAGCGGCTGGCGTAGATGTGATCTGCCCAGCGGCTGCGGTACACCGCCAGCAGGCTGCCGTCGGCCAGCGTCTGCACGTTCATGTGCACGCAGCCGATGCTGTCGGGCACGTCGTGGCGGCTCCAGGTGCGGCCCTGGTCTTCGGAGATCATGACGGCGCTGATGTCGTCATTGCCGACCCAGCGTTCGCCTGGTTGCGTGCGGCACAGGAAGACAGGGCAGGCCCACGCGCCGTCGGGCAGGACGACGATTGGCTGGCGCACGAAGGTGCCGGCCTGGTCGAACAGCGTATCGATGGGCCCCCAGCTTCGGCCGCCGTCTGTCGAGATACGCCGGCGCACGATGGCTGTGTTCTGGTGTCCCGAAAGCTGCGCGGTGTAGATCAGCCAGAGTTCGCCGGTGGGTGTGCTGAACAGTACCGGGTTCTGCTCCGATCGTGTCGGGTCTTCCGATAGCTTGGTCGCAGGCTGCCATTCGGAGGTGCCTGCCGGCAACCGAGACAGGTAGATCGATACATCGGGAATGCCTTCCTGCGTGCCGCCAAACCACACGCACAGCAAGTCGCCGTTGGGCAGCGCGTGCAGGTTGGCCGCGTGGTTTTGAACGCAAGGTGTGGGCAGGAACGCTTCGCGGCGCTCGGCGTCGGTATAGGCAGCTCGCACGTTCGAATCGAAGGCGGCGTAGGCCGGAAGGGTGGCAGTCATGTTATGTCTCAGTTCAATGCTCGGTGTCTGGGGATCAATGCGCCGCGTTGTTTGGCTTGATGTTGGCGACGGGTGCGCTGGCCTGTGCAGGCTCAGCCGCGCGAAAGAGCAGCTTCTCGACCACCAGAACGAGGGCGGGCGTGACGAGCGCGATGTACATGTTGTCGACGCCGAACGGGTTGCCGAGCAGATACCAGATGGTGGTTGCAATCGCGGCCAGGATCAGGCCCGAAACGGCTCCACGACTGCTGTTGAAGAACGGCAGATAGATGCCGATGAGCGCAACGATGGACACCGACAGCCGCAGCGCCCGCGTGAAGAACGATAGCGCCAGGATTTGCGGCACGAACAGCACGAACACCAGTGGCAGCACGCCCACCGCCAGCGAGATCCAGCGTGTCATGCGCATTTCCTGCTCGGCCGACGGGCGATAGCGCGGCACATAGAAGTCGGTCACGATGAGCGAAGCAATGGCGAGTGCCACCGTACACACGCTCACGAAGATCGACGCCACCAGCGAAGTCGTTACCACGCCGGCCAGCAGCGGATGCATGTGTTGTAGAAAGACCGGCAGCGCATACAGGCTCTTGATGCCCGGGTACAGATACTTGGCGGCCACGCCGATGAAGCCCAGCGCAATCGAGATCGGCACGCACAGCACCGCCGCCATGAGCGAAGCCGAACGGGCGGCTTCAGGGCTCTTGGTGGAAGAAATGGCTTGAATGATGAACTGGGTGGAGAAGATCGCCCCGGCCGAACCGATGATCCACGCGCCGATGGTGCCGCCGGACAGCGCACCCTTCCACGTGAAGTAGTGCTCCGGCATGGCCTGCGCCATCGGGGCAATGCCGCCAGAGAGCTTCCACGCCACCGCGACGATGATGCCGATGCCGACCACCTTGACCGCGCTGTGCACGATGGTCAGATACGCCACGCTCTTGAGACCGCCCCACACGAAGTAGATCGTGCTGACGGCAGCCGTGATGAGCGCCGCGGTCGGAAGGTCGATGTGCATGACGGTGGAGATGGCCGCCGCGCCGCTGACATAGTTGCCCACGTTCACCAGAAACAGCGCGTAGATCATGATGGCCGACACGACCAGCTTAGCCGAGTTGCCGTACTTCTTGGCGATGAAGCCGGAGATGGTGAACTGCCCCGACGCGTACAGACGCTTGGCCATGAACAGGCCAAACAGCAGAAAGCCGATGGCGGCGGAGATGACCGACCACGACGCTGCAATGCCCACGCTGAAGGCTTCTTGCGAGGTGCCGATGGTCGACTTGGCGCCGATGTATTCCGACATCAGCAGCACGGCCACCACCACGGCCGGCATCGAGCGACCGGCCACCATGAATTGCTCGGAAGTGCGGCTGCGCAGCCGGATGCTGGCCACGCTGGTCACCACGATATAGACCACGACCATGGCGATGATCATGGTGGTGTCCCAGGTCGAAAACGAGGTCATCTTTTGTCTCCTGATT
This window contains:
- a CDS encoding SDR family NAD(P)-dependent oxidoreductase, translating into MPTRPAPQAATARHALVTGASSGIGRAIAERLLADGWRVTGLCRTAPTEPVEGLEIAQVDVTDFARLGKVCDGLGAVDALVHAAGFMRTAPLGVLCAADGAAMWRVHVDAAAFLADRLVPRMPAGGRILLIGSRTANGAPTRSQYAATKAALVGMARSWAAELAPRGITVNVIAPGATDTPFLHDPARAHTPPRMPPIGRFIAPEEVAAMAAFQAGEYGGAITGQQIVMCGGASL
- a CDS encoding DeoR/GlpR family DNA-binding transcription regulator, coding for MKVTKRREAMLKAVLGGMNDVATLCEHFGMSEATVRRDLRALASDRRILRTYGGAAAVGSHEPEAPLEERRSSAREQKEAIARLAQAHIADGDTIFLDGGTTTAALARHLSGKQIHVVTNNLMVVTSLAAGGIPVTLIGGDVRPSSMSTLGPLAQLSLGRVSVDKAFLSADGVVATNGLCEASADQAYLKECVIRQAAQVIVLATADKLGRATQQHWTPIERPWTLITDNGASPDQLEPFHERDEVDVEIAPLD
- a CDS encoding sialidase family protein, whose protein sequence is MTATLPAYAAFDSNVRAAYTDAERREAFLPTPCVQNHAANLHALPNGDLLCVWFGGTQEGIPDVSIYLSRLPAGTSEWQPATKLSEDPTRSEQNPVLFSTPTGELWLIYTAQLSGHQNTAIVRRRISTDGGRSWGPIDTLFDQAGTFVRQPIVVLPDGAWACPVFLCRTQPGERWVGNDDISAVMISEDQGRTWSRHDVPDSIGCVHMNVQTLADGSLLAVYRSRWADHIYASRSQDGRTWSAPQPTTLPNNNSSIQFVALRNGHLALVYNESDASHSTGRRPSLYDDIEDAEDHGELRDQQASTRGTAFWGAPRAPLSLAISEDGGHTWRRRNIEIGDGYCMTNNSADQRNREYSYPSIVQGNDGALHIAFTYFRQRIKYVTVDESWVRG
- a CDS encoding sodium:solute symporter family protein — translated: MTSFSTWDTTMIIAMVVVYIVVTSVASIRLRSRTSEQFMVAGRSMPAVVVAVLLMSEYIGAKSTIGTSQEAFSVGIAASWSVISAAIGFLLFGLFMAKRLYASGQFTISGFIAKKYGNSAKLVVSAIMIYALFLVNVGNYVSGAAAISTVMHIDLPTAALITAAVSTIYFVWGGLKSVAYLTIVHSAVKVVGIGIIVAVAWKLSGGIAPMAQAMPEHYFTWKGALSGGTIGAWIIGSAGAIFSTQFIIQAISSTKSPEAARSASLMAAVLCVPISIALGFIGVAAKYLYPGIKSLYALPVFLQHMHPLLAGVVTTSLVASIFVSVCTVALAIASLIVTDFYVPRYRPSAEQEMRMTRWISLAVGVLPLVFVLFVPQILALSFFTRALRLSVSIVALIGIYLPFFNSSRGAVSGLILAAIATTIWYLLGNPFGVDNMYIALVTPALVLVVEKLLFRAAEPAQASAPVANIKPNNAAH